From Callospermophilus lateralis isolate mCalLat2 chromosome 5, mCalLat2.hap1, whole genome shotgun sequence, a single genomic window includes:
- the LOC143399541 gene encoding uncharacterized protein LOC143399541, with translation MRSSGRMSGLPRRQEMNSVAFEDVAVNFTQEEWALLDLSQKNLHRDVMQEVLRNLASIGDKWKNRNRNTERALRHIISQSANKLYENELSAGKLYELKQKKTSLISHTSVQRQASVHTIDETYECLTCGKELSCSLCFQKFQQSHSRETAYRCNQSSKVFTSSSYLPIRKRTHTGEKTHKCKQCGKAFTCSSHLQRHKQTHTGEKPYECKKCGKAFSRSSYLHIHERFHTGETLNRCKRCGKVFATSSQLHSHEWTHNGKKPYQCEQCGKAFIYCSSFQRHQRIHTGEKPYECKECGKAFTYSFYLQTHKQTHSGEKPYECKQCGKSFSCSSYLRRHKLIHTGEKPYECKQCGKTFTYSFHLQIHKRIHIGEKPCKCKQCGKAFSCSSYLRRHKQIHTGEKPYECKQCGKAFTHSSQLQTHKRIHTGEKPYECKQCGKVFVYSASLWQHKRIHTGEKPYECMQCGKAFTNSSQLQTHKRIHTGEKPYECKQCGKVFVSSTSLCQHERIHTGEKPYECNQCGKAFSCSSYLSRHKRIHTGEKPYECKQCGKAFTHSSQLQTHKRIHTGEKPYECKQCGKAFVYSNSLRQHERIHTGKKPYECKQCGKAFTQSSQLQRHKRTHTGEKPFECKQCGKTFASSTSLQQHKRIHTGEKPYECEQCGKTFTYSFQTHKRIHTGEKPYECKQCGKAFSCSSYLKVHKRIHTGEKPYECNQCGKAFSCSSYLSRHKRIHTGEKPYECKQCGKAFTHSSQLQTHKRIHTGEKPYECKQCGKVFVYSNSLRQHERIHTGKKPYECKQCGKAFTQSSQLQRHKRTHTGEKPFECKQCGKAFASSTYLQQHKRIHTGEKPYECEQCGKTFTYSFQTHKRIHTGEKPYECKQCGKAFSCSSYLQRHKRIHTGEKPYKCKQCGKTFVSSTSLCQHERIHTGEKPYKCKQCGKAFIYSSSLQRHKQIHTGEKP, from the exons ATGAGATCCTCAGGAAGGATGTCAGGACTCCCCAGAAGGCAGGAAATG AATTCAGTGGCCTTTGAGGATGTGGCTGTGAACTTCACCCAGGAGGAGTGGGCTTTGCTGGATCTCTCCCAGAAGAATCTCCACAGAGACGTGATGCAAGAAGTCCTTAGAAACCTGGCTTCTATAG GAGACAAGTGGAAAAATCGGAACAGAAATACTGAAAGAGCACTAAG GCACATTATATCTCAGTCTGCAAACAAATTGTATGAGAATGAGTTAAGTGCAGGGAAGCTATATGAACTTAAACAGAAGAAAACATCTTTAATTTCTCACACAAGTGTTCAAAGACAAGCATCAGTGCACACTATAGATGAAACTTATGAATGTCTAACATGTGGAAAAGAGTTAAGTTGTTCCTTgtgttttcaaaaatttcaacaaTCTCATTCCAGAGAGACAGCTTACAGATGTAATCAATCTAGTAAAGTCTTCACTAGTTCCTCTTATCTTCCAATACGTAAACgaacacatactggagagaagaccCATAAATGTAAAcagtgtgggaaagccttcactTGTTCCTCTCACCTTCAAAGACATAAacaaactcatactggagagaagccctatgaatgtaaaaaatgtggaaaagccttcagTCGTTCCTCTTATCTTCACATACATGAACGATTTCATACTGGAGAGACGCTTAATAGATGTAAACGATGTGGGAAAGTGTTTGCTACATCCAGTCAGCTTCATTCACATGAATGGACTCATAATGGAAAGAAACCCTATCAGTGTGaacaatgtgggaaagccttcataTATTGTTCTTCCTTTCAGCGACATCAGCGAATTCATACTGGGGAgaaaccctatgaatgtaaggaATGTGGCAAAGCCTTTACTTATTCCTTTTATCTTCAAACACATAAACAAACTCATAGTGGAGAGAAGCCTTATGAATGTAAACAATGTGGAAAAAGCTTCAGTTGTTCCTCTTACCTTCGTAGACATAAActaattcatactggagagaagccctatgaatgtaagcaatgTGGGAAAACCTTTACTTATTCCTTTCATCTTCAAATACATAAACGAATTCACATTGGAGAGAAGCCCTGTAAATGTaaacaatgtgggaaagccttcagttgTTCCTCTTACCTTCGAAGACATAAacaaattcatactggagagaagccctatgaatgtaagcagtgtgggaaAGCCTTTACTCATTCCTCTCAACTTCAGACACATAaacgaattcatactggagagaagccctatgaatgtaaacaaTGTGGGAAAGTCTTTGTTTATTCTGCTTCTCTTTGGCAACATAaacgaattcatactggagagaagccctatgaatgtatgcaatgtggaaaagcctttacTAATTCCTCTCAACTTCAAACACATAaacgaattcatactggagagaagccctatgaatgtaaacaaTGTGGGAAAGTCTTTGTTTCTTCAACTTCCCTTTGCCAACATGaacgaattcatactggagagaagccctatgaatgtaaccaATGTGGGAAAGCTTTCAGTTGTTCCTCTTACCTTTCTAGACATAaacgaattcatactggagagaagccctatgaatgtaagcagtgtgggaaAGCATTTACTCATTCCTCTCAACTTCAAACACATAaacgaattcatactggagagaagccctatgaatgtaaacaatgtggaaaagcctttgttTATTCCAATTCCCTTCGACAACATGAACGAATTCATACTGGAaaaaagccctatgaatgtaagcagtgtgggaaAGCTTTTACTCAGTCCTCTCAACTTCAAAGACATAAacgaactcatactggagagaagccctttgAATGTAAACAATGTGGGAAAACCTTTGCTTCTTCTACATCCCTTCAGCAACATAaacgaattcatactggagagaagccctatgaatgtgagCAATGTGGGAAAACTTTTACTTACTCCTTTCAAACACATAaacgaattcatactggagagaagccctatgaatgtaagcaatgtgggaaagccttcagttgTTCCTCTTACCTTAAAGTACATAaacgaattcatactggagaaaagccctatgaatgtaaccaATGTGGGAAAGCTTTCAGTTGTTCCTCTTACCTTTCTAGACATAaacgaattcatactggagagaagccctatgaatgtaagcagtgtgggaaAGCATTTACTCATTCCTCTCAACTTCAAACACATAaacgaattcatactggagagaagccctatgaatgtaaacaaTGTGGAAAAGTCTTTGTTTATTCCAATTCCCTTCGACAACATGAACGAATTCATACTGGAaaaaagccctatgaatgtaagcagtgtgggaaAGCTTTTACTCAGTCCTCTCAACTTCAAAGACATAAaagaactcatactggagagaagccctttgaatgtaaacaatgtgggaaagcctttgcTTCTTCTACATACCTTCAGCAACATAaacgaattcatactggagagaagccctatgaatgtgagCAATGTGGGAAAACTTTTACTTACTCCTTTCAAACACATAaacgaattcatactggagagaagccctatgaatgtaagcaatgtgggaaagccttcagttgTTCCTCTTATCTTCAAAGACATAaacgaattcatactggagaaaagccctaTAAATGTAAGCAATGTGGGAAAACCTTTGTTTCTTCAACTTCCCTTTGCCAACATGaacgaattcatactggagagaagccctataaatgtaagcaatgtggaaaagcctttatTTATTCCAGTTCCCTCCAAAGACATAAacaaattcatactggagagaagccctaa